A genome region from Populus alba chromosome 5, ASM523922v2, whole genome shotgun sequence includes the following:
- the LOC118061750 gene encoding callose synthase 7 isoform X2, giving the protein MASSSGTKNEGGPPRSQSRRMTRVQTTVLDLANEDSPPVDSEVVPSSLAFIAPILRVANEIEKENSRVAYLCRFHAFERAHMMDLTSSGRGVRQFKTYLLHRLEKLEEETKRQLAINDPGEIQLYYQKFYKENIKDAQHTKKPEEMAKILRTATVLYDVLQTVVPAGKVDNKTKKYAEDVKRKRGQYEHYNILPLYAAGVKPAIMELPEIKAALHALRDVDNLPMPKIRLPHDSSSDMHKERVTSVNDIFDWLSSIFGFQRGNVANQREHLILLLANMDVRKRSLDDYTTLNSGTIQRLLETIFKNYRSWCNYLRCKSNLEFPTKSDNQQLKLIYIALYLLIWGEASNIRFMPECICYIFHNMAHEVYGILHSNVHPVSGETYEITPPDDEAFLRNVITPIYQVLREEARRNKGGKASHSKWRNYDDLNEYFWSDKCFKLNWPMDLRADFFVHSDEWPPANERSNQGTGGTRKPKTNFVEVRTFWHLFRSFDRMWIFFILALQAMIIIAWSPSGSIIAFFDEDVFKSVLSIFVTSAFLNLLQASLDIILSLNAWRSLKVTQILRYLFKFVVAAAWAVVLPIGYSSSVLNPTGLVKFFSTWSMDWQNQSFYIYAVTIYLIPNVFAALLFVLPPLRRTMERSNWRIVTLIMWWAQPKLYVGRGMHEDMFSLLKYTLFWVLLIICKLAFSYYVEILPLVEPTKLIMEIRVNNYQWHEFFPQLPHNIGVVISIWTPILLVYFLDAQIWYAIFSTLVGGIQGAFSHLGEIRTLGMLRSRFESVPSAFSRHLVPSHEDAPRKPLDKESERKNEESERKNIANFSHVWNEFIYSLRMEDLISNHEKDLLLVPYSSNDVSVFQWPPFLLASKIPIALDMAKDFKGKEDAELYRKMDEYMQSALIECYEALKYIIFSLLEDDVDKMIVKEIHNKVDMSINDHRFLNEFGMSGLPMLSEYLERFLKVLLGDHDHDHDDDGFYKSQIINALQSIIEIITQDIMIHGHEILERAHSHSSSDQSSMQTQRFEKINLSLTNDKSWREKVLRLHLLLTTKESAINVPSNLDARRRITFFANSLFMNMPKAPKVRDMFSFSVLTPYYKEDVLYSDDELHKENEDGITILFYLKTIYHDEWKNFEERINDQKLKFLAKDKAEFTRQWVSYRGQTLARTVRGMMYYRQALELQCLLEFAEDDALLNSSRTLELEMDQEMDQKVYYDRVQALADLKFTYVVSCQVYGAQKKSTEQRDRSCYNNILNLMLANPSLRVAYIDERETTVNGKSQKLYYSVLVKGGDKYDEEIYRIKLPGPPTDIGEGKPENQNHAIIFTRGEALQTIDMNQDNYFEEAFKMRNVLEELKKSHRRKQNPTILGIREHIFTGSVSSLAWFMSNQETSFVTIGQRILASPLRVRFHYGHPDIFDRIFHITRGGISKASKIINLSEDIFAGYNTTLRGGYVTHHEYIQVGKGRDVGMNQISSFEAKVANGNGEQTLSRDVYRLGRRFDFYRMLSFYFTTVGFYFSSMVTVLTVYVFLYGRLYMVMSGLEREILMDPSINESKALEQALAPQSIFQLGLLLVLPMVMEIGLEKGFRTALGDFVIMQLQLASVFFTFQLGTKAHYYGRTILHGGSKYRATGRGFVVFHAKFAENYRLYSRSHFVKGLELFILLVVYEVYGNSYRSSSLYLFVTLSMWCLVGSWLFAPFVFNPSGFDWQKTVDDWTDWKRWMGNRGGIGIAPDKSWESWWGGEQEHLKHTNIRGWLLEIILAFRFFIYQYGIVYHLDIAHHSKSLLVYGLSWIVMLTTLLVLKMVSMGRRKFRTDFQLMFRILKALLFLGFVSVMTVLFVVCGLTIQDLFAGILAFIPTGWALLLIGQACRSLFMWIGFWDSIKELARAYEYIMGLLLFMPIAILSWFPFASEFQTRLLFNQAFSRGLQISMILAGKKEGADRADTGKKEGADRADTGERRS; this is encoded by the exons ATCGCTCCTATTCTTCGCGTTGCTAACGagattgagaaggaaaattctCGGGTCGCCTATCTCT GCCGATTCCATGCGTTTGAGAGGGCTCATATGATGGATCTGACGTCGAGTGGACGTGGAGTTCGACAGTTCAAGACCTATTTGTTGCACAGGCTTGAGAAG ctagaagaagaaacaaagcgTCAGCTTGCTATAAATGATCCAGGCGAAATCCAGTTGTATTACCAAAAATTCTACAAGGAGAACATTAAAGATGCACAGCATACAAAAAAACC GGAGGAGATGGCTAAGATTCTTCGCACTGCTACAGTATTATATGATGTGCTGCAAACGGTCGTACCTGCAGGAAAAGTTGACAACAAg ACAAAGAAATATGCTGAGGATGTTAAGAGAAAAAGGGGACAGTACGAACACTACAACATTCTTCCACTGTATGCTGCTGGGGTAAAACCAGCAATCATGGAACTTCCAGAG ataaaagCCGCACTTCATGCTCTACGTGATGTGGATAATCTTCCAATGCCCAAAATTAGACTACCGCATGATTCCTCTAGTGACATGCACAAGGAAAGGGTTACATCTGTCAATGACATATTCGATTGGCTCTCGTCTATTTTTGGGTTTCAG CGAGGAAACGTGGCAAATCAGAGGGAGCACTTGATATTGCTACTAGCCAATATGGATGTAAGGAAGAGGAGTCTTGACGATTATACTACG CTCAATAGTGGGACCATACAACGATTGTTGGAAACAATTTTCAAGAATTATCGTTCGTGGTGTAACTATTTGCGTTGTAAATCAAATCTTGA GTTTCCTACGAAGTCTGACAACCAACAGTTGAAGCTTATTTACATTGCACTCTATCTTCTTATATGGGGTGAAGCTTCAAATATACGATTCATGCCAGAATGCATTTGCTATATCTTCCAcaat ATGGCACATGAAGTCTATGGAATATTACATAGCAACGTGCATCCTGTTAGTGGGGAGACATATGAAATAACACCACCTGATGATGAAGCCTTTCTGAGGAATGTTATAACCCCAATCTATCAGGTTTTGCGCGAG GAAGCAAGGAGAAACAAAGGAGGCAAGGCTAGCCATTCAAAATGGAGAAATTATGATGACCTGAACGAGTATTTCTG gTCTGACAAGTGTTTCAAGTTAAATTGGCCAATGGACCTCCGAGcagatttttttgttcattcaGATGAGTGGCCACCTGCAAATGAG AGGTCTAACCAAGGCACTGGTGGAACGAGGAAGCCTAAGACTAATTTTGTCGAAGTCCGCACTTTTTGGCACCTTTTTAGAAGTTTTGACCGAATgtggatattttttatattggctTTGCAG GCTATGATAATTATTGCATGGAGTCCTTCTGGATCTATTATAGCCTTTTTTGATGAGGATGTCTTCAAAAGTGTTTTGAGCATTTTTGTCACTTCTGCATTCCTTAATCTTTTGCAAG CTTCTCTGGATATAATTTTGAGTCTTAATGCATGGAGGAGCTTAAAAGTCACACAAATACTACGATATCTTTTTAAGTTTGTTGTGGCTGCTGCATGGGCTGTGGTTCTGCCAATTGGTTATTCTAGCTCCGTGCTGAATCCAACAGGACTTGTAAAGTTCTTTAGCACTTGGTCTATGGATTGGCAGAATCagtcattttatatttatgccGTGACAATTTATTTAATACCCAATGTGTTTGCTGCTTTACTTTTTGTGCTTCCACCATTACGGAGAACCATGGAACGTTCAAACTGGCGGATTGTCACTCTCATAATGTGGTGGGCTCAG CCAAAACTATATGTAGGAAGAGGCATGCATGAGGATATGTTCTCACTTTTAAA GTATACTTTGTTCTGGGTCTTGCTGATAATTTGCAAGCTAGCATTTAGCTACTATGTggag ATACTGCCTCTAGTTGAACCGACAAAGTTGATTATGGAGATTCGTGTCAATAACTATCAATGGCATGAATTCTTTCCCCAAC TTCCGCATAACATTGGTGTTGTTATCTCTATATGGACTCCTATTCTTCTG GTTTATTTTTTGGATGCACAAATATGGTATGCCATATTTTCTACTCTTGTTGGTGGGATTCAAGGAGCCTTCAGCCATTTGGGTGAG ataagGACCTTAGGGATGTTACGGTCCAGATTTGAATCCGTGCCTTCAGCTTTCAGTCGCCATCTTGTGCCATCACACGAGGATGCTCCGAGGAAACCTTTG GATAAGGAatcagaaagaaaaaatgaggaatcagaaagaaaaaatattgcaaatttTTCACATGTGTGGAATGAGTTCATATATTCTTTGAGAATGGAAGATCTGATCAGCAATCA TGAAAAAGACTTGCTACTTGTGCCTTATTCTTCAAATGATGTCTCTGTCTTCCAGTGGCCTCCTTTTTTGCTTGCTAGCAAG ATCCCTATAGCACTGGACATGGCAAAAGATTTCAAGGGGAAGGAGGATGCTGAGTTATATAGAAAGATGGATGAGTATATGCAATCAGCACTGATTGAGTGTTATGAGGCATTGAAGTACATAATATTTAGCCTTCTGGAAGATGATGTAGATAAGAT GATTGTTAAAGAAATACATAACAAGGTAGATATGAGCATAAATGACCATAGATTTTTGAATGAGTTCGGAATGAGTGGATTGCCTATGCTTAGTGAATATTTGGAGAGATTTCTAAAAGTCTTG CTAGGtgatcatgatcatgatcatgatgATGATGGCTTCTACAAATCTCAGATAATTAATGCTCTTCAGTCTATTATAGAAATTATCACTCAGGATATTATGATTCATGGTCATGA AATTCTGGAAAGAGCTCACTCACACTCCTCGAGTGATCAAAGTAGTATGCAAACACAGAGgtttgaaaagataaatttaagtCTTACAAATGACAAGTCTTGGAGGGAGAAG GTCCTCAGGCTTCATTTACTTTTGACCACGAAGGAATCTGCCATAAATGTGCCATCAAACTTGGATGCTCGCCGCCGAATCACTTTCTTTGCAAATTCCTTATTTATGAACATGCCGAAGGCTCCAAAAGTCCGAGACATGTTCTCTTTTAG TGTTTTGACTCCCTATTACAAAGAAGATGTTCTTTATTCTGATGACGAACTTCATAAGGAAAATGAAGATGGGATAACAATTTTGTTCTACCTAAAGACAATATATCATG ATGAATGGAAAAATTTTGAGGAACGTATAAATGATCAGAAACTTAAGTTTCTTGCCAAAGACAAGGCGGAGTTTACTCGTCAGTGGGTATCCTATAGGGGGCAGACCCTTGCTAGAACAG tgagAGGGATGATGTACTACAGGCAAGCCTTAGAACTTCAGTGCTTATTAGAATTTGCAGAAGATGATG CCCTTTTGAATAGCTCCCGTACCTTGGAACTTGAGATGGATCAAGAGATGGATCAAAAAGTATATTATGATCGGGTACAAGCTCTAGCTGATTTGAAGTTCACCTATGTTGTTTCTTGTCAAGTGTATGGGGCTCAGAAAAAATCCACTGAACAACGGGATCGGAGTTGTTACAACAATATTCTGAATTTAATGTTAGC GAATCCATCGTTGCGTGTTGCTTACATAGATGAAAGAGAGACCACGGTGAATGGAAAATCTCAAAAGCTGTATTACTCTGTTCTTGTCAAAGGGGGTGATAAGTATGATGAG GAAATCTACCGAATCAAGCTTCCAGGTCCTCCGACAGATATTGGTGAAGGAAAAcctgaaaatcaaaatcatgcCATTATTTTTACTCGTGGAGAAGCCCTACAGACTATAGACATGAATCAG gacaattacTTTGAAGAAGcttttaaaatgagaaatgtGTTGGAGGAGCTTAAAAAATCTCATCGTAGGAAACAAAACCCAACGATTTTGGGTATAAGGGAGCATATATTTACTGGAAG TGTTTCATCACTTGCTTGGTTCATGTCCAATCAGGAGACCAGCTTTGTGACTATTGGCCAACGTATCTTGGCTAGTCCTCTAAG GGTACGATTCCATTACGGCCATCCTGATATATTTGACAGAATCTTCCACATAACAAGGGGTGGCATAAGCAAagcttcaaaaataataaatttaagcgAGGATATATTTGCAG GATACAACACAACTCTACGTGGGGGATATGTAACACATCATGAATACATACAAGTAGGAAAAGGACGTGATGTGGGGATGAACCAAATATCATCTTTTGAGGCAAAGGTTGCAAATGGAAATGGAGAGCAGACCCTTAGCCGTGATGTTTATCGACTAGGGCGACGTTTTGACTTCTATAGGATGCTCTCGTTCTACTTTACAACAGTTGGTTTCTATTTCAGTAGCATG GTAACTGTGCTTACTGTATATGTGTTCTTATATGGACGCTTATACATGGTAATGAGTGGATTAGAAAGGGAGATTCTTATGGACCCGAGCATAAATGAAAGCAAGGCCCTTGAACAGGCTTTGGCTCCTCAATCCATTTTTCAGCTAGGCTTATTGCTTGTGCTACCCATGGTCATGGAAATTGGTTTGGAGAAAGGGTTCCGCACTGCTCTGGGTGATTTTGTCATTATGCAGCTACAACTTGCCTCAGTGTTCTTTACATTCCAGCTTGGAACTAAAGCACATTATTATGGAAGAACAATTTTGCATGGTGGTTCCAAATATCGAGCTACTGGGCGTGgctttgttgttttccatgcaaaGTTTGCAGAAAACTATAGGCTATACTCACGAAGTCACTTTGTTAAGGGATTGGAACTATTTATATTGTTGGTCGTGTATGAAGTCTATGGGAATTCATATCGCAGTTCAAGTCTTTATTTGTTCGTCACCTTGTCCATGTGGTGCCTGGTTGGATCCTGGTTATTTGCTCCATTTGTGTTCAATCCATCTGGATTTGATTGGCAAAAAACAGTGGATGATTGGACAGATTGGAAAAGGTGGATGGGAAATCGTGGTGGTATAGGGATTGCACCTGATAAAAGTTGGGAATCATGGTGGGGTGGAGAACAAGAACATCTCAAGCACACGAATATCAGGGGATGGTTACTTGAAATAATCCTCGCATTTCGCTTCTTTATCTACCAATATGGCATCGTCTACCACCTTGATATAGCTCATCACAGCAAAAGTTTGCTG GTTTATGGACTTTCATGGATAGTTATGTTAACTACACTTTTAGTGCTTAAG ATGGTATCAATGGGGAGACGAAAATTCCGTACAGATTTTCAGCTCATGTTCAGGATTCTCAAGGCACTCCTATTCCTCGGCTTCGTGTCGGTCATGACTGTTCTATTCGTAGTTTGTGGTCTCACAATACAAGATTTATTTGCTGGCATCCTCGCATTCATACCCACGGGGTGGGCCCTTCTTCTT ATTGGACAAGCATGCAGGTCGTTGTTTATGTGGATAGGATTCTGGGATTCAATAAAGGAGCTAGCAAGGGCATACGAATATATTATGGGCTTATTGCTTTTCATGCCAATAGCCATCTTGTCATGGTTCCCGTTTGCCTCGGAGTTCCAAACTCGCCTGCTCTTCAATCAAGCATTTAGTAGAGGCCTCCAAATTTCTATGATTCTTGCAGGAAAGAAAGAGGGAGCTGATAGAGCTGATACTGGAAAGAAAGAGGGAGCTGATAGAGCTGATACTGGAGAAAGAAGGAGCTGA